A single window of Crassostrea angulata isolate pt1a10 chromosome 8, ASM2561291v2, whole genome shotgun sequence DNA harbors:
- the LOC128160264 gene encoding uncharacterized protein LOC128160264 translates to MFKLNFAEVPLFVNILVQCFLIVHGQTHKPSSDAVLVTALYDIGRDRWQFFRRSFDEYLSYFRNVLGLNVNLIVYSDETVQNFVLDQRKGYQNKTQTFRIKFSDLEYSQYRQHINDVITSPEFRESNDMLDHPEAFSVEYLILMNNKISFLADAVRRNPFNSTHFFWIDAGYGHGEDLTRWKNFQPRKLLDYHDKITYIELNDPRWYIDINDPHKVNMGPAFCGGFFGGDGGAILRYERLYRKTFRKLLTEYIVDDDQNVAFQCYMECPNWFRNVRGNWFDAFELFS, encoded by the exons atgtttaaattgaattttgccGAAGTTCCTCTCTTCGTAAATATTCTAGTACAGTGTTTTCTAATAG TACACGGACAAACACACAAACCAAGTTCAGATGCTGTGTTGGTGACTGCATTGTACGACATTGGTCGAGATCGGTGGCAGTTCTTCCGCAGGAGCTTCGACGAATATCTGTCATACTTTAGAAATGTTCTTGGTTTAAATGTGAACCTGATTGTGTATTCTGACGAAACTGTTCAAAACTTTGTGCTGGACCAAAGGAAAGGTTATCAGAACAAAACCCAAACCTTCAGAATTAAATTTTCGGACTTAGAATATTCTCAATACCGGCAGCATATTAATGACGTCATCACATCACCCGAGTTTCGAGAGTCGAATGACATGTTGGACCACCCCGAGGCCTTTTCAGTAGAATATTTAATTCTAATGAACAACAAAATATCGTTTCTTGCAGACGCCGTTCGGCGTAACCCGTTCAATAGCACGCATTTCTTCTGGATAGACGCCGGGTACGGGCATGGCGAAGACCTAACCCGATGGAAAAACTTTCAACCGCGAAAACTTCTCGACTATCATGATAAGATAACCTATATTGAACTTAACGACCCCAGGTGGTACATAGATATTAACGATCCCCACAAAGTCAACATGGGACCCGCGTTTTGTGGTGGTTTCTTTGGCGGGGACGGTGGCGCCATTTTGAGGTATGAGCGACTGTATAGGAAAACGTTTCGAAAACTCCTGACTGAGTACATTGTTGACGACGATCAGAACGTGGCCTTCCAGTGCTACATGGAGTGTCCAAACTGGTTCCGAAATGTCCGAGGGAACTGGTTTGACGCTTTTGAGCTATTTTCCTGA